One Elaeis guineensis isolate ETL-2024a chromosome 10, EG11, whole genome shotgun sequence genomic window carries:
- the LOC105053170 gene encoding vacuolar iron transporter 1 — protein MALEEGRAVTRTASATEKLLLHHEEKHFTAGDVVRDVIMGVSDGLTVPFALAAGLSGASAPSYLILTAGLAEVAAGAISMGLGGYLAAKSEADHYVRELKREEEEIVRVPDTEAAEIGEILSRYGLQPHDYSPVVSSLRKNPQAWLEFMMKFELGLEKPEPRRALQSALTIAMAYVVGGMVPLLPYFFIPTAQKAMLASIGVTLTALIFFGYIKGHFTGNRPLLSAIQTAFIGALASAAAYALAKALQAA, from the exons ATGGCGCTCGAAGAAGGTAGGGCGGTGACGAGAACCGCGTCGGCGACGGAGAAGCTCCTGCTGCACCACGAGGAGAAGCACTTCACGGCGGGCGATGTGGTCCGGGATGTCATCATGGGCGTCTCCGACGGTCTCACCGTCCCATTCGCCCTCGCCGCCGGCCTCTCCGGCGCCTCCGCCCCGTCCTACCTTATCCTCACCGCCGGCCTCGCCGAGGTCGCAGCCGGCGCCATCTCCATGGGCCTCGGCGG GTATCTGGCGGCGAAGAGCGAGGCGGACCACTACGTCCGGGAGTTGAaacgggaggaggaggaaatcgtcAGGGTTCCGGATACCG AGGCGGCGGAGATTGGTGAGATTCTTTCGCGGTATGGTCTGCAGCCGCACGATTACAGCCCGGTGGTCAGCTCGCTCCGGAAGAATCCGCAGGCGTGGCTCGAGTTCATGATGAA GTTTGAGCTAGGGTTGGAGAAGCCCGAGCCAAGGAGGGCACTGCAGAGTGCACTAACAATTGCCATGGCATATGTGGTAGGCGGCATGGTGCCCCTCTTGCCTTATTTCTTCATCCCAACAGCTCAGAAAGCAATGCTGGCATCAATTGGTGTCACTCTCACTGCACTTATCTTCTTTGGCTACATCAAGGGCCACTTTACTGGCAACCGCCCTCTGCTAAGTGCTATCCAAACAGCCTTCATTGGAGCACTTGCCTCTGCTGCTGCCTATGCCCTGGCCAAAGCTCTCCAAGCTGCATGA